In Entomomonas moraniae, one DNA window encodes the following:
- a CDS encoding dihydrodipicolinate synthase family protein: protein MKIIKQLKGIFPPVPTMVDKHGNLDQAKMANLLEHIIKSDADGMLILGSGGEFCHMTPELRLEVAEFCVKHVNKRIPVMVGISSPSTKETIEYGQHAASIGADAALVVNPYYALLNSDAIYNHYKAVAENVNLPILLYNFPALTGQDIGIDTITRLAKDVPNIVGLKDTIDNISHTREVINRVHAFRPDFVIFSGFDEYMLDTLILGGHGGIPATFNFAPHITKGIYNAFVAKDYEKAFSMQRKLAKLMPVYAIEIPFFGVIKQALKLIGVDVSTEVLAPVQKLTSEKKKAVEKLLTESKII from the coding sequence ATGAAAATCATCAAACAACTTAAAGGCATTTTTCCACCTGTTCCCACCATGGTCGATAAACATGGCAATCTTGATCAAGCAAAGATGGCTAATCTACTGGAACACATCATTAAAAGTGATGCCGATGGCATGTTAATTTTGGGTAGCGGCGGCGAGTTTTGTCACATGACACCAGAACTTCGCCTTGAAGTTGCAGAGTTCTGTGTTAAACATGTGAATAAAAGAATCCCTGTAATGGTGGGTATTTCTAGCCCTAGCACTAAAGAAACTATCGAATACGGACAACATGCAGCAAGCATTGGTGCTGACGCAGCCTTGGTTGTTAACCCTTACTATGCTTTATTAAATAGTGATGCAATCTATAACCACTATAAAGCCGTTGCTGAGAATGTTAACTTACCTATATTGCTCTATAACTTCCCTGCCCTAACAGGCCAAGATATTGGTATTGATACCATTACACGCTTAGCAAAAGATGTTCCTAATATTGTTGGTTTAAAAGACACCATCGATAACATTAGTCATACCCGCGAAGTCATCAATAGAGTACATGCTTTCCGTCCTGACTTTGTGATCTTTAGTGGCTTTGATGAATACATGCTAGATACCTTAATTTTAGGTGGGCATGGTGGTATTCCCGCTACCTTTAACTTCGCACCTCACATTACCAAAGGTATTTATAACGCTTTTGTCGCTAAAGACTACGAAAAAGCTTTTAGCATGCAACGCAAACTTGCCAAATTAATGCCAGTGTATGCGATAGAGATACCGTTCTTTGGTGTGATTAAACAAGCGCTTAAGCTTATTGGTGTCGATGTTTCTACTGAAGTCCTCGCTCCCGTTCAAAAATTAACATCTGAGAAAAAGAAAGCCGTAGAAAAGTTATTAACAGAATCTAAAATTATCTAA
- a CDS encoding iron-containing alcohol dehydrogenase codes for MIYYIPPINLLGKGCLSELGAPLKKMHCKKALVVSDKFLADSGVVDKVVNILKKEGIDAATFFDVKPNPTITNVENALKVCQEGKCDFIVSIGGGSPQDCAKAVAVLATNGGKITDYEGINKSIKKCLPIVAIATTAGTSAEVTINYVITDEARHVKMIMVDTNSLAHITVSDPELMISKPAGLTAATGMDALTHAIEAVVAKGAMDVTDSTALYAIRQIFDYLPRAVKQGNDIEAREQMSYACFLNGIAFSNAGLGNVHAMAHQLGGVYDLPHGVCNAMLLPVVEEENAKTAPKKFRAIAHVIGFDTQGKSDKECVDYVIKRIKALADEVGIPKSLKELGVNDPDFDLLAENAMKDACAGANPVFFDKQKLIELFKKIA; via the coding sequence ATGATTTACTATATTCCCCCTATCAATTTATTAGGTAAAGGCTGTTTATCTGAGTTAGGTGCTCCTTTAAAAAAGATGCATTGCAAAAAAGCATTGGTGGTCAGTGATAAATTCCTTGCTGACAGTGGTGTGGTTGACAAAGTTGTTAATATTCTTAAAAAAGAAGGCATTGATGCTGCAACCTTTTTTGATGTAAAACCTAACCCCACTATTACTAACGTTGAAAATGCACTTAAAGTTTGCCAAGAGGGCAAGTGTGATTTTATTGTGTCTATCGGCGGTGGCTCACCTCAAGACTGTGCAAAAGCCGTAGCAGTACTTGCAACCAATGGCGGCAAAATCACAGATTATGAAGGTATTAATAAAAGCATTAAGAAATGCTTACCTATTGTGGCTATTGCAACAACAGCAGGTACTTCTGCTGAGGTGACTATCAACTACGTGATTACTGATGAAGCCCGTCACGTTAAAATGATTATGGTGGATACCAACTCATTAGCTCATATCACCGTCAGCGATCCAGAATTAATGATTTCTAAGCCAGCAGGTTTGACAGCTGCAACAGGGATGGATGCATTAACTCACGCGATTGAAGCAGTCGTGGCTAAAGGCGCGATGGATGTAACCGACTCAACAGCCCTTTATGCAATTCGCCAAATTTTTGATTACTTACCTCGTGCAGTGAAGCAGGGTAATGATATTGAAGCACGTGAGCAAATGAGCTATGCCTGTTTCCTTAACGGTATTGCTTTTAGTAATGCGGGCTTGGGTAATGTTCATGCAATGGCGCATCAGTTAGGTGGCGTGTATGACTTACCACATGGTGTGTGTAATGCCATGCTATTACCTGTGGTAGAAGAAGAGAATGCTAAAACCGCACCAAAAAAATTTCGTGCGATTGCTCATGTGATTGGTTTTGATACCCAAGGTAAGTCTGATAAAGAGTGCGTCGATTATGTTATTAAACGAATCAAAGCATTAGCGGATGAAGTAGGTATACCAAAATCATTAAAAGAGCTAGGCGTTAATGACCCTGACTTTGATTTGCTAGCTGAAAATGCTATGAAAGATGCTTGCGCAGGAGCAAACCCTGTGTTCTTTGATAAGCAAAAATTA